One region of Bacillus zhangzhouensis genomic DNA includes:
- a CDS encoding TetR family transcriptional regulator: protein MSKREKIMLAAIDAFKEKGIEKTTISDIVKTAGVAQGTFYLYFPSKLSVMPAIAEHLIAQMVPAIEKELTQHADVLDQADALVEFIFAFTRQYRDVLALTYSGLAATEHLKEWEDIYEPIYKWVAAFLEKAKQDKRVRANLNCHYAAKFIIGLLESSAEQMYLFTETDTEEVLIQKREVKQFLLYALGIETP, encoded by the coding sequence ATGTCGAAACGAGAAAAAATTATGCTTGCTGCGATTGATGCGTTTAAAGAAAAAGGAATCGAAAAGACGACCATTTCGGATATTGTGAAAACAGCAGGAGTAGCGCAAGGAACGTTTTATTTATATTTTCCTTCAAAGCTTTCCGTCATGCCTGCGATCGCAGAACATCTTATCGCACAGATGGTGCCTGCGATCGAAAAGGAATTAACTCAGCATGCAGATGTCCTCGATCAAGCAGATGCGCTTGTTGAATTCATTTTCGCTTTTACAAGGCAATACCGTGATGTCCTTGCCCTGACCTACTCAGGCTTAGCTGCCACTGAGCATTTAAAGGAATGGGAAGATATCTATGAGCCGATCTACAAATGGGTCGCTGCTTTTCTTGAAAAAGCAAAACAGGACAAAAGAGTACGTGCGAATTTGAACTGTCATTACGCAGCGAAATTCATTATCGGTTTACTCGAATCGTCTGCTGAGCAAATGTACTTATTTACGGAAACAGATACAGAAGAAGTGCTGATTCAAAAGCGAGAAGTAAAGCAATTTCTTCTTTACGCACTTGGCATAGAGACACCTTAA
- a CDS encoding VanZ family protein, whose translation MTTSAMFSIVYFLLLVPLYLHMRYRQAKKHNRFLYLRTELVLACLFIYTNILLYLTVFPNRFSAPRDQVSINLMPLHSIYQNLHAYHHGYPNLVFLNLAGNILLFVPLGFFLYQAFRTMRWQKAILGGFLLSTMIEVFQWMFSQSGIITRSSDIDDILLNTLGTALGCIVYQMYRKRKEKT comes from the coding sequence ATGACAACCAGTGCTATGTTTTCCATTGTTTATTTTCTCCTGCTCGTCCCGCTCTATTTACATATGAGATACAGACAGGCAAAAAAGCACAATCGTTTTCTCTATTTGCGAACAGAATTGGTTCTTGCCTGTCTCTTTATTTATACGAATATTTTATTATATTTGACGGTCTTTCCAAATCGTTTTTCCGCCCCAAGGGATCAGGTGAGTATTAATCTCATGCCTTTGCATTCCATTTATCAAAATCTTCACGCCTACCATCACGGCTATCCAAATCTTGTCTTTTTAAATTTAGCAGGCAACATATTGTTATTTGTACCACTCGGTTTTTTTCTATATCAAGCCTTTCGAACCATGCGCTGGCAAAAGGCGATTCTTGGTGGTTTTCTCCTGTCAACAATGATCGAAGTGTTCCAATGGATGTTCTCTCAATCTGGTATCATTACAAGAAGCAGCGATATTGATGATATTCTGTTAAATACACTTGGCACAGCACTAGGCTGTATCGTGTATCAGATGTATCGAAAAAGGAAGGAGAAAACCTGA